TGACGCTCTTTCTCCATGTTGTCGATTTTCTCATTGAAGCGTGCCCAACGCGCATCATCAACCAAACCAAGCTCTCGAGCTTGCTCCGTTAAACGTAGATCCGCGTTATCTTCGCGCAGCAACAAACGGTATTCCGCGCGTGAGGTAAACATACGATACGGCTCTTTAGTGCCCATGGTTGATAGATCATCGATCAATACCCCCATGTAAGCTTGGTCACGTCGTGGACTCCAGCCAGGTTTGTCTTGACTGTAGAGACTGGCATTCAAGCCGGCCATCAAACCTTGTGCCGCGGCTTCTTCATAGCCTGTGGTACCGTTGATTTGCCCAGCAAAGAACAAACCACTAATGAATTTGGTCTCGTAAGTCTGTTTCAAATCTCGCGGATCAAAGAAATCGTACTCAATCGCGTAACCAGGACGCACAATATGCGCGTTCTCAAACCCTTTCATGGAACGAACAATGCTAACCTGCACGTCAAATGGCAAGCTGGTGGAAATACCATTAGGGTACAGCTCATGAGTGGTTAAGCCTTCAGGCTCAATAAAGATCTGGTGGCTGTTCTTGTCAGCAAAACGCATCACCTTGTCTTCAATGGACGGACAATAGCGCGGGCCAATACCTTCAATCACTCCCGCGTACATTGGGCTACGATCCAAGTTATTGCGAATCACATCGTGCGTCTGCTCATTGGTGTGAGTGATAAAACATGGGATCTGGCGAGGATGCTGCTCACGCTTACCCATAAACGAAAATACCGGAGCAGGATCGTCACCGTGTTGCACTTCAAGCTGACTAAAATCAACAGTGCGAGCATCGATACGCGGTGGGGTGCCGGTTTTGAGGCGATCCACTCTAAACGGTAATTCACGCAGACGATCAGCCAACGCGATCGATGGAGGATCGCCCGCTCGGCCGCCCGACGAACTTTCCATACCGATATGGATCTTACCACCTAGAAACGTCCCCACCGTAAGCACGACCGCTTTGGCATGAAAACGTAAGCCCATTTGAGTGACAACACCGACAGCGCGCTCGTTTTCAACGATCAAATCGTCGACCGATTGTTGGAATAAAGTAAGGTTAGGCGTGTTTTCTAACGCGTGGCGAACATAGGCTTTGTACAGTGCACGATCCGCTTGCGCTCGCGTTGCTCGAACTGCAGGGCCTTTTGATGCATTAAGCGTACGAAATTGAATACCGGCATGGTCGATCGCCTGTGCCATCAAACCGCCCATAGCATCCACTTCTTTGACGAGATGTCCCTTACCGATACCGCCGATAGCAGGGTTACAAGACATTTGACCCAAAGTATCAATATTGTGAGTCAGTAAAAGTGTTTTTTGCCCAGTACGAGCTGATGCGAGTGCGGCTTCCGTTCCTGCGTGTCCGCCACCGACAACAATGACGTCAAAGTTTTCGTGATAAAGCATGAACCGACCTCAGGTATTCAAAACAGAGTTGGATTGAGAAAAAGAGCGTTATTCTACCCTCTTTCCCTGATAGAGAAAATGCTTTTGACGCTTTTCATTTAAAGCTCTGACTCGCTTATATATATAAGATCTATATATATGATCTTTTATTGGATCTACTATTAAGGAACGCTTCTTCTGTGGATAACTAGAAAATGATCAACAAGATCATGGTTCTTGTTTGGATCATATCATGTGATCTTACCTTGATCATGACAAGGATTAACTGGGATCAAAACTGCTAGTTATTCACAAGGGATCAAAGTTCCTTGAGTTGTTATATGGATAACTATAGGTTGATCACCGGATAAATGCTGCTTTATCCACAGTTCATTTGGTTAAAAAAGCAACGGTTGAACAGAGAAGAGTGTGCTGAAGTTATTCACATGAGGCAAGAAATTGGAAAAGTGGCCAGTTCACTGACCACTTTTGGGGGATTAAAATTGTTCGATGTGCTCGAGTAGCCACTCTTCTGCGGCGTCTTCTGGGACATCATGACGCAGTACATCGATGGTCAAACACTCGGTAATCGGTGTGCCGCCAATGTCTTCTAATAGCGAATACGCGTGTTGGCCAGCGGCACAGAATGTATCGTAGCTCGAATCTCCAATCGCAATCACCGCAAAACGCACGTCACTCATGCGTGGAGGGGTAGTTTGTAACTGGGTGATAAAGGGTTGAATGTTATCGGGATACTCACCTGCGCCATGGGTCGAGGTGATGATCAGCCAAGTCCCGCTATTGCCGATTTCCGCAAGATCGGGTTGGTTGTGGATTTGAGTTTCAAAGCCTTTTTCTACCAGAAGATCACTCAAGTGGTCGCCCACGTATTCCGCGCCGCCGAGTGTACTGCCAGTAATAATGTGGATCATAGTGTTTCCTTTTACGATATAAAAAGCGCGACGTAGGGCCGCGCTGGTAGAGAATTATTTGCCGATACAGAATGAGGAGAAAATGCGCCCGAGTAAGTCGTCTGAGCTAAACTCACCGGTTATCTCGCTTAAATGCTGCTGAGCGATACGCAGTTCCTCTGCCAGTATCTCTCCGGCCATATAGCCTTCAAGTTGTTGCTGGCCAATGTCGAGATGCGCTGCGGCGCGCTCAAGGGCTTCGAGGTGACGACGACGCGCCATAAAGCCGCCTTCATTGCCGCCCGAGAACCCCATGCACGCTTTGAGGTGGGTGCGCAGTGCTTCCACCCCGTCTCCTGTTTTCGCCGATAAGCGAATCAAGGTGGGATCATTGACGTGGCAAATCCCAAGATCTTCACCGGTTTGATCGGCTTTATTACGGATCACCGTCATGCCGATATTGTCTGGGAGTCGATCGACAAAGTCGGGCCAGATCTCTTTCGGGTCAGTGGCATCGGTCGTCGTGCCATCGACCATAAACAGCACCCGATCCGCTTGGGCGATCTCATCCCACGCTCGTTCAATACCGATTTTTTCGACTTCATCTGAAGCATCACGCAATCCGGCAGTATCGATAATATGCAGTGGCATACCATCAATATGGATGTGTTCACGCAAGACATCGCGGGTTGTGCCTGCGATATCGGTCACTATCGCAGACTCTTTACCTGATAGCGCATTGAGCAGGCTTGATTTGCCCGCGTTCGGTCGACCGGCGATCACCACTTTCATTCCTTCACGCATGATGGCACCTTGATTGGCTTCACGGCGCACAGCAGCAAGGTTGTCGATGATCGCTTGCAAGTCTGCCGCCACTTTGCCATCGGCAAGAAAGTCGATCTCCTCTTCGGGAAAATCAATCGCTGCCTCTACGTAGATTCGTAAGTGAATCAACGACTCGACTAGGGTGTGAATGCGTGACGAAAAAGCGCCCTGCAACGACTGTAGTGCGGATTTTGCTGCTTGTTCGGAACTGGCATCAATCAAGTCGGCAATCGCTTCAGCTTGCGCCAGATCGAGCTTGTCATTCAAGAAGGCACGTTCGGAGAACTCACCGGGTTTGGCGGTACGAACCCCCTCAATCGCGACAATACGCTTGATCAGCATATCCATCACAATCGGGCCACCATGCCCTTGCAGTTCCAATACATCCTCTCCAGTGAAAGAGTGTGGGTTAGGAAAGTACAGAGCGATGCCTTGGTCTATTTGACTGCCATCTTCAGCGACAAAAGGCAGGTATTCCGCGTAGCGTGGGCGCAGTGACTTCCCCGTCACCGCTAAAGCAACCTGCTCGGCAAGCGGGCCGGATACGCGAATAATGCCGACGCCACCCCGACCTGGTGCGGTAGCTTGAGCAACAATGGTCTCTGTTGTCATAGTTGGGCCTGTTGAATCTCGGTGCCACACAGTGGCAGATAAGTGATGTGATGAATTGTAATCAGCTCCAATAAAAAAGGCGACCTTTTGGCCGCCTTTCGCTGTTATTTCCGCTTAGGGATTACTTGCTGTGCAAGCCTTTCTTTTCCAGCGCTTTATAAATCAAGGTTTGCTGGATCAGAGTTACGATGTTCGATACCAACCAGTACAGAACCAAACCTGATGGGAAGAACAGGAAGAAGAAGGTAAACATCACCGGCATAAAGGTCATGATCTTCTGCTGCATTGGATCTGTCACTGTGGTCGGGCTCATCTTCTGGATAAGGAACATCGACGCACCCATCAATAGTGGCAAGATGTAGTATGGGTCTTGCGCTGACAAGTCATGAATCCATCCGAAGAATGGAG
The sequence above is drawn from the Vibrio sinaloensis genome and encodes:
- the mnmG gene encoding tRNA uridine-5-carboxymethylaminomethyl(34) synthesis enzyme MnmG, producing the protein MLYHENFDVIVVGGGHAGTEAALASARTGQKTLLLTHNIDTLGQMSCNPAIGGIGKGHLVKEVDAMGGLMAQAIDHAGIQFRTLNASKGPAVRATRAQADRALYKAYVRHALENTPNLTLFQQSVDDLIVENERAVGVVTQMGLRFHAKAVVLTVGTFLGGKIHIGMESSSGGRAGDPPSIALADRLRELPFRVDRLKTGTPPRIDARTVDFSQLEVQHGDDPAPVFSFMGKREQHPRQIPCFITHTNEQTHDVIRNNLDRSPMYAGVIEGIGPRYCPSIEDKVMRFADKNSHQIFIEPEGLTTHELYPNGISTSLPFDVQVSIVRSMKGFENAHIVRPGYAIEYDFFDPRDLKQTYETKFISGLFFAGQINGTTGYEEAAAQGLMAGLNASLYSQDKPGWSPRRDQAYMGVLIDDLSTMGTKEPYRMFTSRAEYRLLLREDNADLRLTEQARELGLVDDARWARFNEKIDNMEKERQRLKEIWMNPKSSGVEALNQLLKTPMAREASGEDLLRRPEISYAQLTELETFAPALDDQQAAEQVEIQVKYEGYIKRQQDEIEKSLRHEHTKLPADLDYSQVKGLSNEVVAKLNEAKPESLGIASRISGITPAAISILLVHLKKHGLLKKGEEA
- the mioC gene encoding FMN-binding protein MioC, which translates into the protein MIHIITGSTLGGAEYVGDHLSDLLVEKGFETQIHNQPDLAEIGNSGTWLIITSTHGAGEYPDNIQPFITQLQTTPPRMSDVRFAVIAIGDSSYDTFCAAGQHAYSLLEDIGGTPITECLTIDVLRHDVPEDAAEEWLLEHIEQF
- the mnmE gene encoding tRNA uridine-5-carboxymethylaminomethyl(34) synthesis GTPase MnmE; translation: MTTETIVAQATAPGRGGVGIIRVSGPLAEQVALAVTGKSLRPRYAEYLPFVAEDGSQIDQGIALYFPNPHSFTGEDVLELQGHGGPIVMDMLIKRIVAIEGVRTAKPGEFSERAFLNDKLDLAQAEAIADLIDASSEQAAKSALQSLQGAFSSRIHTLVESLIHLRIYVEAAIDFPEEEIDFLADGKVAADLQAIIDNLAAVRREANQGAIMREGMKVVIAGRPNAGKSSLLNALSGKESAIVTDIAGTTRDVLREHIHIDGMPLHIIDTAGLRDASDEVEKIGIERAWDEIAQADRVLFMVDGTTTDATDPKEIWPDFVDRLPDNIGMTVIRNKADQTGEDLGICHVNDPTLIRLSAKTGDGVEALRTHLKACMGFSGGNEGGFMARRRHLEALERAAAHLDIGQQQLEGYMAGEILAEELRIAQQHLSEITGEFSSDDLLGRIFSSFCIGK